AGCTCTTCAACGACCTGGTGAGCATCGTGGCCAAGCTTTTTGGCGTGCCCGTTGCCCTGGTGTCGCTGGTGGAGGCCGAGGAAGTCGTCTTCGCCGGCAACGTGGGCCTACCCGGCCTCGAGCGGGTAGCGCGGCCCGACAGCCTGTGTTCGGTGGCCGTTTTGCAAGACGGCGTGACGGTGTACGAAAACCTGCTGGTGCGCCCCTGCCAACTCACCAACCCTGGCGCGGCGGCGGCGCTGGACCTGCAGTTCTACGCCGGCCAGCCCCTGCGCTCGGCCGACGGCTTTGCCATCGGCACGCTGTGCGTGATGGACCACGCCCCGCGCACGTTTTCGGCCGAAGAAAGCGTGCTGCTGGCTAGCCTCGGCGACGTGGCCACGGCCCTGCTCGACCTGCGCGTGGCCCTGGAAACAGACCCCGACCTGGCTGCCGCCCTGCGCCAGCGCGTCGACGCGCGCATCGACCAGTCGCTCACCCGCATCGACACCCTGGCCTCGCTCCAGCAATGGGAAGCCACGCCCGACACGGAGGCCGCTCTCGGCTACCGCCGCTCCAGCCGCGAAGAGGCCACCCAAGTAGTGCGCGTGCTGCACGCCGAGCTGCGCCAAACCCTGGCCGACCTGCACCGCTAGCGCTGGGGCCCCCGCCGCCGTACCTTTGCCCGGCAACGCTGCGGTGCGCCGCGGGTTGTTTTTATAAAGAGGCGCCGAGAGACAGGCTCGTTGACGCGCCGGCAACCCCCCGCCTTTGGCGGGCCCGGTGCCAAGGCCTGGTTCTATAAAACGCGCTGCCGTGCTATACCTACCCCTTTTGTTGCCCCTTTTGCCAGCCGTAGCCGGCCGCCGCCCCATGCGCGTACCCGTCGGCTGTTGTTGCCGCGCGGGGTGCCGGGCCGCCGGGTAGGGCCCCCGGCCGGCCCAGGGCTGGCCTTGCATTAATCTTTCTTTTTTGTGGGGAGTGGTTTGGATGGGGCCCCGGGGCCCTGGCCGTCCCCTTGTTTACCGCCCGGCCCGCGCTGGGCCCCGAGTTTTTAGTTATGCTGAAAAAATCACTGGCCCTGTTGCAGCGCGAAGCGGCCGAAACCGGGGGCAATACCCTCAAGCGTACCCTCAACGGCTTCAGCCTCATTGCCATCGGCATCGGCGTCATCATCGGCGCGGGCCTGTTTTCGCTTACCGGCATCGCGGCGGCCAACAACGCCGGGCCCGCCGTCACGCTCTCCTTCGTGGTGGCGGCCGTGGGCTGCGCTTTTTCGGCGCTGTGCTACGCCGAGTTTGCCGCGCTGGTGCCCGTGTCGGGCTCGGCCTACACCTATTCCTACGCCACCATGGGCGAGCTGTTCGCCTGGATTATCGGCTGGGACCTGGTGCTCGAATACTCGGTGGGGGCCGCCACGGTGGCCATCAGCTGGTCGCAGTACCTCATCAAGTTCCTGGGCAAGTACGGCCTGCACCTGCCGGCCCAGTTGGTGATGTCGCCCTTCGAGTCGGCCAAGCTGGCCGACGGCTCCAGCGTGACGGGCTACGTAAACGTGCCGGCCATGCTGGTGGTGCTGGCCATCACGGCCATCGTCACGCGGGGCACGAAAGGGTCGGCCTGGTTCAACGCCCTGGTGGTGGCCCTGAAGGTGGCCGTGGTGCTGGTGTTCATCGCCCTAGGCTGGAAGTACATCGACC
This genomic stretch from Hymenobacter sp. PAMC 26628 harbors:
- a CDS encoding GAF domain-containing protein translates to MAELSAYPDLIPTYEPHRLKALRQYQVLSVPGQQLFNDLVSIVAKLFGVPVALVSLVEAEEVVFAGNVGLPGLERVARPDSLCSVAVLQDGVTVYENLLVRPCQLTNPGAAAALDLQFYAGQPLRSADGFAIGTLCVMDHAPRTFSAEESVLLASLGDVATALLDLRVALETDPDLAAALRQRVDARIDQSLTRIDTLASLQQWEATPDTEAALGYRRSSREEATQVVRVLHAELRQTLADLHR